ACTTAGCGTCAAATTCCTTGTCATTCGCTGTGCCACGGGAATGTGGAGGCACGTCCAAGGCGCGCAAATTGTCAACCAGGCGGTTTAAAACATGAATTAGTGTTTGCAAATAACGCGCTTCAGAACTTGGCTTTATCATTACAAGGACTGTTAAAAGCTTCTGCATCAACCATGGCGATGTCAATGAATGATATGTCTCAGCTGCAGCACTACCAGATAAAAGGCGCATAAATGACTCTAAAACGAGAGGAATACAATGATCCCAAACATCACATTGGATTTTTATAAACTCCAGTAATAAATTTATAAGTGCCATCAAGCAGCCAAAGTCTCCTTCACGAGAAAGAAGGTCATGCATTTTACGCTTCCAGTCGTGCAGTGGAAATGAGGATCGGTCCATACGTAAAAACTGTAAAACACACATATATACCTTTTTACGTAACCTAGGAGACTCAAACGGTTGCAACAACAGCTTATGAAGAACATCGTCATAAAGGGATGCACGTAAAACAGGACACCAGCTATTGGCGATGTGATTCAACGCAAGAGCTTGCACATAGAAATTGGAGCTACGCAAATCATCCGACACAGTATTAATACCCAACGTACGGAAATCGTCATGGTTAATCACTAATATATCATAACCCATGTAACCAGCACTTTTCTCCTGATAGGAAGAAGAGGCCATCAGTTGAACGGATTCCACATATCCAAAATCAATCTCGTGACCAAgcatatggatatataataactTTAACAAACACTTCTTCTTTTCATAGCCACTAAGCCCATGCTCCTCAAAACGAGAGCGAATCTTTGTTATCTCCTCCCGTACACGATGGTCAAAATCATGACTAGACGAACAGGCGTTCAACTCCGTGATGAATTTCACGAGACCACGCACAGGTTGCGCCGCCATGATAACTACGTTATAATGTATAAATCATGGATTAACATAGTGTGGCAATACGCGTCCACCGGCTGCCTCGTCGCCCTTACAACGTACTAAATGAATGTAGCAcaaatacacatcaaagATGTGTGACTAAAGGAAATTActtatattgatatatgttCTAATAAGGGGTGTTACAACGTGTCGTGCTGTTCCTTCTCCACTGACGGCTCAGGCGATTTAGAACCACTGGACCAACTAAATTCCATTTTAGAAATTAGCTGCCACAGATATGACACCCAGTCATGAACCATAGAAGGTAAACGAGGGTATACAACAACACCAATACCTACACCCAAAGTAAGTCCCAGTAAGAAGGTGCCAAAACTACGACTTGAACTGCCACGGCCCCAAAAAGGCACGTCTATACTTTCAGTATCAAATGGAATCATGCGCCCAAACATGCCGCCAGCAATAAGTGCCGGGAATAAACTGCGTGATACACCTGTAAAGTGACCATATCTACGACCCAAAAGAGGGAATGCGTGTCCAACAACCTTGGCCATTTTTACAAAAAGAAAAGGTAATACACTACTCCCAAAGATACAGATATCTAAACAATTGTATTCAATCATACACAAAACATTACCAAGGCTATAACGGCAAACACACGAGATGTAATCGTCCCTAGAGCACACTCTAATATCCAACgaatatatccaatattCGCTCGATGAGCTGATCTAGAAAATGCTAGACTTCCGTCCTTTATCGCGTTGGATTTAGCCACCAAAGAATCTATTACTTCACCTCGCTCTAAAATACTACCTGAATTACTAATGTCACACACAACACAAGCACCCACTGATGTTGTGCCGCAAAGTCTCGGTAGTCAATTGCAAGTTAGATTCAATTGACCTGAGTTTCTCACTAGTCGTGTTGTAGTCATTCTGATCAAGATGACATAAAAGACAACGCATGGACCAACCACCAGATTACTTAGAATCCGAGATACAAGTTCGCTACGGGAATTCCTATTATTCAACAATTGTGTAGTACAGGATGAACGTAATTCAGTCTGTGAACGATTACAGCATGTATATCTAGGAACATACCAAAAAACGACGTGGAAGTTCAGGATCATCATTCGATCTCGCAACGCACAGTAAAATTAAATCGGATTCTACAATCTGATCATGTGTTAAATGGTATAAATAATGACTTACATAATGGAAATAGTGCCCTAGTATGAAGCGGAAGCCATATCCATTCTCGTTGCTAAGTTTAGACACTTGAATCCTGTACAAAATCTTAATAAAACATTGTATATGAATCCATAAAAGGATTCAAAGTAAattccatatatatttgtagaCCATGTAACACTATCGTAGTCCATCAGCGCTAAAAAATAAACTTTCCAAAGCATCTCTTACAGATAATAGtacaatatacacatcagaTACCTAGCAACTGCGTCCAGATTTACGTTAAATTCGTTATTCACGTATCCCGATTGATACAATGCCGTGTAATCAGCAATTACAGTGCCACCATGAGATACTAATGCGTAAACCAAGGCCGTCATATGTGATAATGTGTTACCCCTTCATGAATAACCCGGGGGTGATTTAAAAGTAACACATACTTTACCGTACCTTTAAATATGGTCCGTAGAAGTGATCTATATGGTACAATATCAAATGTGTGATTTCAGAGGGACTATCTAGAGACAGGCTTATGGCTGTGGTGGCATAGAACGAAAAGCGTTCAGATCCAAGTCCAACTATAGGAATCTAATATGTATGTATGTTAAGCGTTATCACCACCGCGGAATAACAATAACGTCAAAAGAcaagatatatatgacgttatatacatgttaACTATACATCAGTGTTACATAGCGCCTTTAGAATTTAAAGAGTGTTACTCATCTTAAGCTGTCCACAATTGCAAACATTTCAGCAGATGTGGATACCGATACTGCACTGGAAGAATCACCAGTTGGCAGAACGCGGAGTTGATGGCTAGTGCCTTCCAGACGTGATGTGAAAGGCTTGAGCTCACGACATCCGTTAATTATATTCCAAGagccaaatatatataaaccgAGGCGAGCACGACTCAAAGCAACCAACATACGCCTAGGGTCACGTAAGTGACCTGGTCTTGTAGTACGAACTAATGATAACAAAACAATGTCAGCTTGCCGACCCTGGAATTTATCAATAGTAGCAATTGCACGAGGTGATTTTATCCGTGGGTCCCAAGCACACTTGTGCTTTACGATGTCCTCTATCAATGCCTTCTGACCGTTATATGAACATAAAATCACTATTTGACTTTCAGAATAGCCACACAAGCGCATATACATGTAGGTAGACACCACAAACTCAGCTTCCTCCAAGTTCTGGTAATAATGAGCTATGGGTGCTGACTCAGTACCAGAGCAATCAACAAACTGGACGGTGTGCTCCATATGATGATTAGGTTTGCCAAACTCAGGACGGGATAACGCCAGGTCTATG
This is a stretch of genomic DNA from Babesia bovis T2Bo chromosome 1, whole genome shotgun sequence. It encodes these proteins:
- a CDS encoding putative integral membrane protein — protein: MAKVVGHAFPLLGRRYGHFTGVSRSLFPALIAGGMFGRMIPFDTESIDVPFWGRGSSSRSFGTFLLGLTLGVGIGVVVYPRLPSMVHDWVSYLWQLISKMEFSWSSGSKSPEPSVEKEQHDTL